The following nucleotide sequence is from Corynebacterium hindlerae.
CGCACCATGTCGATCGCGGCCGAGGAGTTGAGCCGACCATAGGAGTAGCCCCACGGCAAGGTGATGATCGACGGCGCAAAGCGGTGGCCTTTGGTGTGGGAGGATTCCCAAATGATGTCGCCGTCGAAGGCACAGGTCAGGTCGGCAGCAAGCGGGCGCCCCTTGAGCGCGCAGCACCGGTCCCGTTTGCCGTGCGTACACACCAGCACCACGGGGTGATCCACCTCTTCCCCGCCTGAGCGCCCCGGTGCGGAAATATCGATATCCCACAACTGCGAGATATCCGAGATCATCAGTTTTTCTACCACTCCTACTTCTGTAAAAGCGATGAACACTGTTGTGTTGGCGCGTTGCTGTCCTTCTCTGCCCGCTTTGCGGATCAGCTGGACCGTGGCACCCATTCTCTTCAGGTAGGAAGCCAACTGCTCTGTGATCTCTGGTCCGAAGGCGTCACCGTCCATGACATCGTGGCCCCAGCCGTGTGCATGCTCGATGGCGAGGAATATCTTTCCCGTTTTTGCGGTCCCCGGCAGCGGTTCCGCACGTCCCGTAGAGCAAAAAACATCGGCGTTCATGGCACCAGACTAGCCTGTTCGCTAAGGATTACCTAACCTGTTACTCAAGTGTCTGATGTTATTACTGTTTGGCAACGATTCCGCCGATAATTATCTTTTGATAGGCCCCTCTAGATACGGTAGATACATGAATGCCATTTTTCGTTATGCCCGCAGCACAGCTCTCGTGGCAGCTGTCAGCCTGGCCGCTATCGGCCTGACTGCATGCGGCACAACCGAAACATCGTCTGGCGGGCCCACCAACATCCAAAAGCACTCGCTAGCAACCGATAGCACCCCCTCCCCCGCCCCAGAATCTACGGATCTCTCCCCACTGGGCAAGACAGACCCGACGATGAAAACTCACGCAATGGAAGCTCCCGCCAAGCTCGTCCCCGTCGCGATGCGCGCCGGCACCCACAAGAGCTTTGATCGCGTGGTAGTCGAGTTCACGGGCGAAGGCACCCCTGGCTGGCATGTGGATTACATCCCCACCCCGCAACAGCAGGCCAGCGGACAAGACCTTCCGGTGAGCGGAGATTCTTTCCTCAACGTCAACATCGACGGCACCACCTACCCCTTCGAAATTGGCGTTCCCGAACAAGAACTCACTCCCGTCAAGGGCGCAGGCCCTGCCGTGAATGAGGTCGTCTCCGGTGGCACGTTTGAAGGCCGCTCCCAGTTCATCATCGGACTCAATGGTGCGCCTCGTCCGTACTCGGTCTCCTTCCTGGAAGACCCGAAGCGACTCGTCATCGACTTCGAACAGAACTAATCGTAGGTAGCTTCTACCCGCCACCGCCCCGCGAGCCACAGCAACAACAAAGCTCGCGGGGCGTCGTCATACTGCGCCACTAGCTGCAGGCGCGCATACCTCCGCCCGGTTTCCTCCCACCAGCGCTCGTCCACGGGCCACGGCCCCGCCCACGCGGTGACGGGAAACTTCCGGCCACCACGCACCAACCATGCCGGCTGTGTGTTGAGAACCGCATCCGCAGTGACGTACACATCGGAGCCGGTGGCGTCGATAAGCTGCAACGTTGCGGCCGGGTGCGTGACGCTGCGCGCCGGGCGTGGTGAGGGAATCGCCCCCAGCCAGGGCCCATCCGCACGCGCAGGGGCCGCCTCTTCCCCGTAGGGCACCAGTTCGACACACTCCGCGGGACCCCGACCACCCACGGCCCGCGGTTGGAGCACCGCATCTGTCCCCAGCATCGACTGCACCCGCGACACCACCCGGCGCACCTGCGCCGCACGCTCCCCGGAACCGCCCCACAGCCCTGCATCGTTGCCGGGGGCGGTCACCTCAACCGGCTCCAGCGCGAGCGTACGAATACCCGGCAGTTCACGGCTCGTCAGCCACCCGTCCAGTTGCCACCGCACTCGGTCCGCCGTCGCCTGCTCCGTAAGCGCCTCCCGAGTACGCCACACTCGTTCCAGCTGCACGTCAAACTCTGCAATAACCCTCAGTCGCTGACACACCACGCCCGCCTGGCGCAACTTATCATGCAGCGTCACCGCCAACGTGCGCGCCACAAACGCGGCCTCATCCACCCGGGTAATCAGCTCCTCTGGGGTAAGCTCTACCCGCAGCTCCGCGGTCGGCAACTCCGGCGCGACCTTCCGCATCTCTTGGGCGCTCGCCACCCGTCGGCAGTGCAGCCCGGCGCGCCCAAACCGGGTCGCCACCGCAGCGGCAGGCAACGCAGCCAGCTCGCCAAGCTTCACGACGCCCAATCCCTCAAAACCCCGCACCACCTCCGGATCGCACCCCAACGCCTCTTCCGCCCGCAGCACCGATAACGGCTGCTTGCGCAAAAACTGGGTACTGGCACCAGGTGCAACCGCTGTCCCCGCACGGGCAGCAATCAGAGCTGTCGTAATCTCATCAGCAACCCCCACCATGCAGTCCACTCCCCGCAGCGCTGCCGCGTCCGCCAATAACTGCACCGCCTGTTCTTCGCCGCCATAAAACCGTGCCGCCACATCAGCAGCTACCACCGCCAGGCCTGGCCGCAGCACCTCCACGCTCGGTGTCACCTCTTCCAGTTCCCGCAACACCGGTTCAAACTCTCGCGCATCCCGGTCCTCATCCCATTCTGCGAGCGCCACCTGAGGCCACAATGCTTGCGCCTCCCGCACCCGCATCCCCCGACGCAGCCCCTGGGATCGAGCCCGCGAACTGCAGGCTTTGATGCGATGCTGCTTCACCACGGCGTCCACCCCAGCCGCATGGGTTGGCCAGTCCGGAAACCACACCGCCATGACCCGCATTTACACCACCCGCAAATGCGACTGCGCCTCACCCACCGTGAGCTTTTGGACGCGGCGCCCCATTTTTGTTGTTATCTCGACGTCAATTTCCAGGCCACGAATCCGGCCTGTACCAGGACCGATACCATGAAAACGCGTCACTTTAGCCGTCAGTGTCAGGTGCGGGGACGGGCTCGTAAGATTCACAAGCAGCACCGCAGCGTTGCCGTTACGCACCTTGCCCAACAGCGGGCGTGCCCGCACTGGCGACAATTCCTGGGGCGCCTCTGCCCGGTAAATCACCACATCCATCCCCTCAGTCAGCACGGCCACGGTATTCAGCGGATCCGGGCCCGGGTCAGGGACTGTGACTACGTTGGGCAGCGACTGCGCAACATCCGACAGCAGCAGCTCTGGCCAGCCCACCACAGCAACAGAATTTCCTTCCTGCACCGCTGCTCGAATGATCTCAACCACAAAAGCGGGAGTATCCGTGCAGTGCACCACCGCGCGACGCGGGAAGGTTAGCTGAAGCGTCGGCGGGGCAGGTATCCCCTGTTCTTCCGGAAGCTCTGGCCTGGGCGCCGCCCCTACGGCTTCCATGCGCGCCCGAAGAGTGGCGATGCGATCCTCCCGACTTAGCGTCGAGAGCTCACCCGCCACAATTTTTCGAACGCTTGTTCCCTCCATGGGTAACAGTATTGCGGGTCGTTGTGGCGCTCGTCAAGCCGAGAGCGCACGGTTTCATGACGGCTAACAAAACCTCTGTCCATTTCAAACCTTCTCAGGCGAGGTCATACCGTTGCGCCCACCGCGTCAGCGCATGCCGGTTCGATTGCTGGGTCTTGCGCAGAATGTTCGAAGAGTGGGTCTCTACTGTCTTAATGGAGATAAACAGCTCGGCGGCGATTTCTTTGTAGGTGTAACCGCGGGCCAGCAAGCGCAATACTTCCAGCTCTCGGCGGGTCAGTGCGTCAACTAGCTCTGGCTGCTCGGCCGGTTCGTCTACTACACCTGCTCCCGCGTGCGCATCAGGGGTGGCAAAGGCATCGAGAACAAAACCTGCGAGGCGTGGCGAGAACACTGCGTCGCCTTCGTGGACTCGGCGGATGGCGTCGACAAGCTCGGCGCCGTTGATTGATTTGGTGACGTACCCGCGGGCGCCAGCGCGGATCACGGAAATCACGTCCTCAGCGGCATCGGATACGGATAACGCCAGGTAGCGCGGGGTGGGGGCGCCGGCGATCACTGCGAGGCCACCGCCGTCGGGCATGTGCACATCGAGGAGCACAACATCCGGATTTGTGCGTGAAATCCCCTCGACAGCCTCCGCTACGCTGCCTGCCTCGCCGACGATATCCACCTGCCCGGAAATCTCCGCGCGGACACCGGAGCGGAAGACGGAGTGATCATCAACAAGAAAGACACGTATCATGCCTCCGAGTCTACTGGCATCTGGATATGTATTTCAGTGCCTTCACCAGGCGCCGTCTTCACAAACACCTCACCCCCGGCGCGCTCCACGCGACCGCAAATGGAGTCTTGCAGTCCGTGCCGGGAAGGAGCTACCTGGGAAGGATCGAAGCCTACCCCGCGGTCCCGGACGAAAATCTCCACATCCCCAAAGACCTCGCAGTACACGTCGAGGTTCGTCACCTGTGCGTGCTTCGCCGCATTGACCATGGCTTCACGAGCCGCCAGCACGGCAGCTTGTGTTTCATCAGTGATCGGAGCGTCCCCCACCGTCACCGGGGCAATACGGATCCCGTACATATCTTCCACTTCGCCGGCTGCTAATTCCAGGGCTTGGGAGACGGTACTAGAAGAGGAGGTTTTGCCGTCGAAAAGCCACTGCCGTAGTTCGCGTTCCTGTCCCCGCGCCAACCGCGCGACCTCGGCGGAGTCTTCGGCGCGTTTCTGAATCAGGGCGAGCGTTTGCAGCACCGAATCGTGGATGCGGGACGCGATCTCGGCACGTTCTTCCGCTTTGGCTTTCTCATCGCGTTCCTCGGTGAGGCGCTGCCACATACGCAGCAGCAGCGGAATCGCCAGCACCGCGGCGCCTAACAGGGTTACCATCACCGCCACGATCGTCGCTACGAACAACGCAGGATCAGCCCAGTTCACCGCCACGACAAAAATTCCGAGCAGCACCAAGCTCATGCCCCCGAAAATAGAGACCGCATTCTTGGGTTGCGCGAGCGATTCCACTCCTTGGTCGTAGGCCCGCCACGCCACTAACGCACCAACGCCCACCACCAGCAGCGGGATCAACGAGGAACCCTCGAAGCCTGTCAGCACTGACAAGCTGAGCACCGCCGCTGCCATGCCCAGCACCACAATCCCGAGGTTGACGAGCCGCGGGATCTCCGTTTTGGTCGGCACTTCCGGTTCTTGTCCCACCGGGGACGGCTTCGTCAACATCCAGGTGCCCATATAAAATGCCAGCCCCATGCCACCAAGAAGACACGACACCAGCAGCACCAGGCGCACGGTCAGCACGTCAACATCAAGGTGAACAGCCAAACCAGACGCCACGCCGCCAACAACACGCTTCCGCGGGCGATAAAACTTGGGGTACATCATGACTGCTATCTTCGCACGCTTTTATCTTTTTGAAATCAGTGGAAACCCTGATGTTTTCTTCCTTGTTTTGCGGGATCATAAAAGTATGAATACACAGACTATTAATGCCATGTGGGAGACCCGCCCTGCCCGCATCCCTTCCAGCCAAGGGGGCAATGCAAAAATCGCCGGTGTCTGTGAAGGCATCGGTGTTCGCTACCAGATCGACCCGACGCTTATCCGCATCCTATTCGTAGCCGCTGGCTTGGCGGGAGGAGGGCTCGGCGTCTACCTGGTGGCATGGCTCATCATGCCACGCTTCTCGACGCAATATTCCCCCATCGAAGCCATGATTAAAAACCTCGGCGACGAATACAAAAAGGAAAAAGAAACCGGGTGGTGGCTCCTTATCGCCCTCGTTATTTTCGGGTTTAGCGCCACCAGCACGAGCGGTGATTTCCTCAGCGGAACTTCCCTTGTCTCATTAGGATTGGCGTTCGGCGCCTGGTATTTCCTACACACCAAACAACCAACGCCGCCGAAGGTTGATACCGCGTTGATCCACCCCGCACCTGGGTTTGAAATGCCTACCCCACCAGCGTGGGATCCGCTCGGCGCGGTCCCTTCGCTGTGGCATCTGCCAGAGCCCGGCGCAGCTACGCCGCCTCCCGCCCCGAAAAAGAAGTCGCACGGCTGGATATGGATCGCAGGCGCTGTCATTATCTTGGGATGCACGGCACTGGCCAGCATGTTTAGCGGCCGCATTGTGGACACCATGTCAGAGCCGGCCTCCGCGCTCATCGTCGTCAACTCCCCTGATGAATTGCAAGAGTCTTACGATAACGGCATCGGCGATCTCAACCTAGATCTCAGCCAACTCGGTCCATTACCGAATGACCGCACCGTGACCGTCACCCACGATCTAGGCGACCTTGATCTCACGCTGCCTAAAGACGTTCCGGTGCAACTCCAGTGCCACACCAGCGTCAGCAAATACCGCGTCGGAGAGTCCAACTGCGTCTCTGGACTCTACAACCAAGGCGACGGCCACATGCTCACCGTCAACATCACCAGCGGTATCGGTGATGTCTACATCGGCTACTAACTCCAATCGCTGCACACCTTGGGCCCCGCACCGGCGGGGCCTTTTCGCGCTAGGGGGGAGGCGTCGACAAGCATGCGTGGGCTCAAAAAGGTAACCCTGACGTTTTAAGTTCAGGGCTAAATCAGGACAAACCCCGATGTATTTAGGGTGCCTGAGCAGCCACAATAAAAGCATGACAACGACACAACCAGGGACAGAACAGTTTTCCCCAAGCTTTGAACAGATGTGGGCGCAGCGCCCACTGCGCCTCCCGAAAGGCATCTACGGTGACGCGAAAATCGCCGGTGTCTGCGAAGGCATCTCCGCCCGCTACCAGGTAGACGTCACACTCGTCCGGATCTATTTTCTCTTGGCCGCGTTCTTCGGCGGTGGTGTGCTCGCCTACCTCATCGCATGGCTGATCATGCGGCGCCCAGACTGCCAGCTCTCCCCCATCGAAGCCGCAATCAAACCAGGTGGTGGGCACGCCCCCGCAGAGCAGCGCCTCGGCTGGTGGCTCCTGGTAGCTGTCCTCGTATTGGGCCTGGGCACGGTAGGAACCAGCCTCATCGCGCTTATCGGCAGCTCCACCTTCATCACCTTCGCCGTCACCTTCGGTGTCTGGTACCTCCTCCACAAGCGCGCCCCCATCGCCTAAGTTTTTCAGAAAGCAGGAATCATGAACAACGACAACAACGACCGCACTCCTCCATCTTGGGACCCACTTGGCGCAGCACCGTTTGCCTGGGACCTTCCGGACCCCAACGCCTCCACCTACGCAGCGAAAAGCAGCAACCCGCTCAAATGGGTCTTCCGTATCCTCATCGGCATCGCGCTGGCTTTCATCCTCGCCATCGCAGGAGTCGCCACATTTGGCGGCACCGTCCTGGCGGCCATGAACGACGACTATGTCAGCGGCGAACCAGCATTCGAAGACAGCAAAGAAGACCGTGACGTCTATGTTGCTAACGTCGGCAACCTGAAACGACACCATGAGTTCGGAGACAACGACGTCGACTTCGACCTGTCCAATGTGGGTCCACTCGATGAGAAGCGAACCGTCACTATCACCCACGGCTCCGGTGACCTCAACCTCACCTTGCCAGATGACACTCGTGTCCGAATCAGGCACAGCGACAAGACCGATCCGCTCGCTCAAGGCGAAGAGATCTACAACCTCGATGCCGACGGCAAAACCCTCACCGTCAAAGTCATCAGCAACGGTGGTGAACTGAACATCAACTAGTGGCCGCTCGCGGATAGCGATTGGTGCTGGCGAACAAATCCCTACGCCTTCCCGGTGTATTTACCTAGGTAAACGTGACGGGAAGGCGTAGGGATTTAATCCGCGCACCGAATCGCTATCAAGTGAAAGCACAAACAAGCGCCCCGGGCACTGGCCACGGGGCGCTTATTCGAACGTTACTCCCACTCGATGGTTCCCGGAGGCTTGGAGGTGCAGTCCAGCACCACTCGGTTCACATCCGGGACTTCGTTGGTAATGCGGGTGGAAATTTTCTCCAGAACGTCGTAAGGCAGACGGGTCCAGTCAGCGGTCATCGCGTCCTCGGAAGACACTGGGCGCAGCACGATCGGGTGGCCATAGGTGCGGCCGTCGCCTTGGACGCCGACGGAACGGACGTCGGCAAGCAGCACGACGGGGCACTGCCAAATTTCGTTGTCCAGGCCGGCTGCGGTGAGCTCAGTGCGGGCGATCAGGTCAGCGGCGCGCAGAGTTTGGAGGCGCTCTTCGGTGACTTCACCGATGATGCGAATGCCCAGGCCTGGGCCTGGGAACGGCTGGCGGTTCACGATTTCTTCTGGCAGGCCCAGCTCACGGCCGACGGCGCGGACCTCGTCCTTGAACAGCAGGCGCAGTGGCTCGACGAGTTCAAATTCGACGTCGTCAGGCAGGCCACCGACGTTGTGGTGGCTCTTGATGTTCGCGGTGCCGGCGCCGCCCCCGGACTCGACGACGTCCGGGTACAGGGTGCCTTGCACCAGGTAGCCCACGTCCTGGCCTTCCAGCACCGAAGCGACGGCGCGCTCGAAGGAACGAATGAACTCCGCACCGATGGCCTTACGCTTGGCTTCCGGCTCGGTCACACCGGCGAGCTTGGAAAGGAACGCAGCGCGCTCATCCACAGTCACCAACCGCGCACCGGTTGCGGCCACGAAGTCCTTCTCCACCTGCTCGCGTTCGCCCGCGCGCAGCAGACCGTGGTCAACAAACACACAGGTCAGGCGGTCCCCGATGGCGCGCTGCACCAGGGCGGCAGCCACCGCAGAATCCACACCGCCGGACAGGCCACAGATCGCGCGCCCCTCTGGGCCAACCTGCTCCTTCACCGCGACGATGAGCTCCTCAGCAATGTTAGCCGGGGTCCAATCCTGCTCCAGGCCAGCGATCTCAGTGAGGAACTTGACCAGCACTTCTTGGCCATGTGGCGAGTGCATGACCTCTGGGTGGTACTGCACACCAGCCATCCGCTTTTCGACGCACTCAAACGCCGCAACCGGCGCACCAGCGGATTTCGCAGTGACAGTGAAACCTTCAGGGGCTTCATGCACGGCATCGCCGTGTGACATCCACACCTTGTGTGTCTGCTCGAAACCTGCGTGGAGGATACCACCGGTGACAGACATGTCGGTGCGCCCGTACTCACGGTTACCCGTGTTGGCGACAACGCCACCGAGGGCGTGAGTCATGGTTTGGAAGCCGTAGCAGATGCCAAAGACCGGCAGTCCGAGCTCGAACACGCCCGGGTCGATCTTCGGCGCGCCGTCCTCGTAGACGGAGGACGGTCCGCCAGACAGAATCAGCGCAGACGGGTTCTTAGCGGTAATTTCCTCAATGCTGGCCGTGTGTGGAACAACCTCAGAGTAGATCCGGGCTTCACGCACACGTCGCGCAATGAGCTGGGCATATTGGGCGCCGAAATCGACGACGAGTACTGGGCGATGTTGAGTCACACCTGCAGTTTAGCCCACGTGGACATGTGGACGCGACTACCCTGGGGCGAACCAAAAAGGCAGCCAACAGGAATGCTGGCTGCCTTGGTTAAAGCGAGGTGGGGTTAACGAACCCCGAGCGCTACCTTTTGGAAGCTCTTGAGATCCGTGTAACCACACTTGGCCAGTGCGCGACGCAAACCACCGACGAAGTTGAGGTGGCCGAATGCATCGGTAGATGGGCCGTGCAGCACAACCTCCAGGGATGGCGCAGGGGTGTCTTCCAGGTATTCTGCGGACACCACGCCTCGTGGGAACCGTGGGTGCGCGGCCACTGCTGGCCAGTAGTAACCCTTGCCGGCTGCTTCTGCGGCCTGCGAGAGTGGGGCGCCCAGCGCAACGGCGTCAGCGCCACAAGCAATGGCCTTCACGACGTCACCAGACGTTTCAATCTCACCATCCGCGATGATGTGCACGTAGCGACCACCCGTTTCATCCAGGTACTCACGTCGCGCGGCTGCGGCGTCGGCAATGGCAGTAGCCATCGGGGTTTCCAGCCCGAGGGCGGTGACGTTCGTGTTGTCACCGCCGCCGACGATAATTCCAGCAGCACCGGCACGCATGAGGTGCATCGCGGTAGTGTAGTCGCCCACGCCACCGGCGATTACCGGAACGTCCAGGTTACCGATGAACTCCTTCAGGTTGAGGGGCTCGCCGTCGGCCTGCACATGCTCCGCGGAGATGAGCGTGCCCTGGATGATGAGCAGCTCAGCGCCTGCCTTCACGACGACCGGTGCCAGTTCACGACACCGCTGCGGCGACACTCGCACTGCCACCGTCGCACCCGAGGAACGCACTTCGGCGATCCGCTCAGACAGCAAGTCAGTGTCCAACGGCGCCGCGTGCAGCTCCTGCAATTTAGCGATTGCTTTGGAGTTGAGGATGTCGGTGGACAGCAGCTCGTCCTTCGCAGCTGTTACGACCTGATCGATGGCGCCTTCCAGGTCAGCGTGGCGTCCCCAGAGGCCTTCGGCGTTGATCACTCCGAGGCCACCCTGCTTGTCCATCTCGATGACGAACTCTGGCGTTGCCAAAGCATCGGTCGGGTGGGACATGAAAGGAATGTCGAAGGTGTACGCGTCGATGTGCCAGGTAGTGTCTACGTCCTTGGAGGAACGGGTGCGACGCGAAGGGATGATGGAAATGTCGTTCAGGCTGAAAGCGCGGCGCGCTTCACGGCCCATGCCAATTTCGACAATGTCTCGCACGATGAATCCTTAGCGCATGTAGTAGTTAGGTGCTTCGACAGTCATTTGAATGTCGTGTGGGTGGGACTCGCGCAGGCCAGCTGCGGTGATCTGGACGAAGCGGGCGTTTTGCAGCTCCTCCACGGTGGCGGAACCGGTGTAGCCCATAGCAGCGCGCAGACCGCCCACCAGCTGGTGGATGATCGAATCAATGTTGCCTCGGAACGGCACACGCCCTTCAATGCCTTCTGGCACCAGCTTCTCTTCGCTCTTCACATCTGCCTGGAAGTAACGGTCCTTGGAGTAGGAACGCTTCTCACCGGTCAGGCCACGGCCCTGCATAGCGCCGAGGGAGCCCATGCCACGGTACATCTTGTACTGCTTACCGTTGACCACGGTAATCTCGCCTGGGGCTTCTGCGGTGCCGGCCAGCATGGAGCCGAGCATCACGGTGGATGCGCCAGCTGCCAGTGCCTTGGCGATGTCGCCAGAGAACTGCATACCGCCGTCGGCGATGATCGGAACGCCTGCCTTCTTAGCAGCGGCAGCGGCCTCCATGATGGCGGTGATCTGCGGTGCGCCCACGCCGGCGACCACACGAGTGGTGCAGATGGAACCTGGACCAATACCGACCTTGATGGCGTCAGCGCCAGCGTCGATCATGGCCTGAGCGGCGCCACGGGTGGCGAGGTTACCGCCGATGATCTGGACTTTATCGCCGAATCCTTGCTTCACGCGGGCGACCATGTCCAGGACGCCACGGTTGTGGGCGTGTGCGGTGTCGACGATGAGGACATCAACTCCGGCGTCGACAAGCGCGCCTGCCCGCGCCCAGGAATCCGGGCCGGTGCCGATGCCTGCACCCACGAGCAGACGACCGGAGGCATCCTTGGAGGAATCCGGGTACATCTCGGTCTTCACAAAGTCCTTGACGGTGATCAGGCCGACCAGTTTGCCTTGCTTATCGACGATCGGAAGCTTTTCTACCTTGTTTGCGGACAGCAGCCCCAGTGCTTCTTCCTTGGAGACACCTTCCTCAGCCACCACGAGCGGCATCGGGGTCATGACTTCAGCGACCTTGCGGTCCATGTTCGCTTCGAAACGCATATCGCGGTTGGTGCAGATACCCACCAGCTTGCCGGTCTCATCCACCACAGGGAGACCGGAAATGCGGTAGCGGGCGCACAGCGCGTCAACTTCACCGATGGTCATTTCCGGAGAACACGTGATCGGGTTGGTGACCATGCCGGACTCGGAGCGCTTCACGATCTCGACCTGCTCCGCCTGATCCTCGGTGGAAAGGTTACGGTGCAGCACACCCATACCGCCCTGGCGAGCCATGGCAATAGCCATGCGGGCCTCGGTGACGGTGTCCATGGCAGCGGACACGATTGGGGTCTTGAGTCGAACCTCACGAGTCAGTTGGCTGGAGGTGTCCACATCGGATGGAATAACGTTGGACTCATCCGGAATAAGCAGCACATCATCAAAGGTCAGGCCCACAAGGGCAACCTTATTTGGATCATCTCCACCGGTCGCTACGCGATTGTCAGTCATCTAGTCCTCCTCGAAGCAAGTAATTGCTTCCTAGAGTAGTGCGTTCCTGGCTTTTAAGTTAATTCACGGTAAGGTTTGCACTGTGAACTTTGAAGGAATGCCACTCGACCCTTTTGCGGACGATCCCAACGATCCCGCATCATTCCTCGAACCCGAGGATGATTTCCCGCCACTGACCATCGATGAGCGCGCCCATGTCCTCGAAGACCTCACCCTGCTGGAAAAGTTCCAGGCAGCCCTGGAGCCCCGCGGCGTCCTCGGAATCTTCTTCTTCTGCGAAGACTGCGCCGAGCCACACTACTACAACTGGGAAATCATGAAGGACAACATGCGGTCCATCCTCAGTGGCCAGCAAAGCCCAGTGCACGAACCATCCGCAAACCCGGATGTGCAAGCGTATGTACCGTGGGACTATTGCCTCGGGTACCTGGATGGACTAGAAGCTAGATAGGTTCCCGGAATTTAGCGTACCGATGGGATTTTGAAGCCACGGATCGTCCCATCCGTACGCTAAATCTCCGCTCTGGCCACACGAAAAAGCCTCGCATCACTGCGAGGCTTTTGGCTTTTAGTGCTTTGGCGTAGGGG
It contains:
- a CDS encoding DUF5319 domain-containing protein, with amino-acid sequence MNFEGMPLDPFADDPNDPASFLEPEDDFPPLTIDERAHVLEDLTLLEKFQAALEPRGVLGIFFFCEDCAEPHYYNWEIMKDNMRSILSGQQSPVHEPSANPDVQAYVPWDYCLGYLDGLEAR
- a CDS encoding GuaB3 family IMP dehydrogenase-related protein: MRDIVEIGMGREARRAFSLNDISIIPSRRTRSSKDVDTTWHIDAYTFDIPFMSHPTDALATPEFVIEMDKQGGLGVINAEGLWGRHADLEGAIDQVVTAAKDELLSTDILNSKAIAKLQELHAAPLDTDLLSERIAEVRSSGATVAVRVSPQRCRELAPVVVKAGAELLIIQGTLISAEHVQADGEPLNLKEFIGNLDVPVIAGGVGDYTTAMHLMRAGAAGIIVGGGDNTNVTALGLETPMATAIADAAAARREYLDETGGRYVHIIADGEIETSGDVVKAIACGADAVALGAPLSQAAEAAGKGYYWPAVAAHPRFPRGVVSAEYLEDTPAPSLEVVLHGPSTDAFGHLNFVGGLRRALAKCGYTDLKSFQKVALGVR
- the guaB gene encoding IMP dehydrogenase, with the translated sequence MTDNRVATGGDDPNKVALVGLTFDDVLLIPDESNVIPSDVDTSSQLTREVRLKTPIVSAAMDTVTEARMAIAMARQGGMGVLHRNLSTEDQAEQVEIVKRSESGMVTNPITCSPEMTIGEVDALCARYRISGLPVVDETGKLVGICTNRDMRFEANMDRKVAEVMTPMPLVVAEEGVSKEEALGLLSANKVEKLPIVDKQGKLVGLITVKDFVKTEMYPDSSKDASGRLLVGAGIGTGPDSWARAGALVDAGVDVLIVDTAHAHNRGVLDMVARVKQGFGDKVQIIGGNLATRGAAQAMIDAGADAIKVGIGPGSICTTRVVAGVGAPQITAIMEAAAAAKKAGVPIIADGGMQFSGDIAKALAAGASTVMLGSMLAGTAEAPGEITVVNGKQYKMYRGMGSLGAMQGRGLTGEKRSYSKDRYFQADVKSEEKLVPEGIEGRVPFRGNIDSIIHQLVGGLRAAMGYTGSATVEELQNARFVQITAAGLRESHPHDIQMTVEAPNYYMR